A genomic stretch from Sphingorhabdus pulchriflava includes:
- the cpdR gene encoding cell cycle two-component system response regulator CpdR, producing the protein MIRILLAEDEQAMREYLARALERSGYEVVSVDRGTEAVPYLEREHFDLLLTDIVMPEMDGIELARHCSKVSPSTEVMFITGFSGVALRAGQSMPQAKVLSKPFHLKDLVLEVERLFNKESASGQI; encoded by the coding sequence ATGATCCGGATCTTGCTTGCAGAAGACGAACAGGCGATGCGTGAATATCTTGCGCGCGCGCTCGAACGGTCAGGCTATGAAGTGGTCTCGGTTGATCGCGGGACTGAAGCCGTTCCTTATCTGGAACGCGAACATTTCGATCTGCTGCTGACCGATATCGTCATGCCCGAAATGGATGGCATCGAACTGGCGCGTCATTGCAGCAAGGTTTCTCCCTCTACCGAGGTCATGTTCATAACCGGTTTTTCGGGCGTTGCGCTCCGCGCGGGCCAGTCGATGCCGCAAGCAAAGGTCTTATCCAAGCCATTCCATCTGAAGGACTTGGTGCTCGAGGTTGAGCGCCTGTTCAACAAGGAAAGCGCCAGCGGCCAGATTTAA
- a CDS encoding DUF4403 family protein: protein MQFAWVRLVVWLLCAAAFLGGCDKQVGNPAPPRIDTAAELPKQTSTIIVPLTIDIGGLEAKLNSSAPTRLWAINQYEPKCIPAQRVTICPVHKKKCKGKACKNVDCKIGFKRTKVTPDVACTIVGHVNRGRIRLSGRGDLLTVTMPVTAVVSARDVGGVVKRETANASADVRAHVRISIADNWSPRAKVDIAYDWREPPGISFLGKRVRFVRKADAELAKVIAGLERDLSREIARVQTRAIVEGAWKEGFATIMLNRERPPAWMRVTPQKLGFGGYRINGKQLMMTLSAEAVTETFIGNRPDKPNVTPLPPPTRLAGDHGLRFHIPVLADYRELEPVILRALKKLAAKGIALDQVGPVKVDFKKVTVYATEGGRVAVGIEANADVIRSPLKGTNGVVWLSAIPYNEANSEVVNVRDLRIAGTTDREAVNLLFALFEDPEVLAEISKALVTDFNKDYEKVLLAAKKAIAMRREGDFTLSAEVNEVSHGTVIATGQGLFLPVDVTGKANIRYTPNGRQ, encoded by the coding sequence GTGCAGTTTGCTTGGGTAAGGCTGGTCGTTTGGCTCTTATGCGCAGCCGCCTTTCTAGGCGGCTGCGACAAGCAGGTGGGCAATCCCGCACCCCCGCGCATCGATACGGCAGCCGAACTGCCCAAGCAGACATCGACGATCATCGTCCCGCTCACCATCGATATCGGCGGGCTCGAGGCAAAGCTTAACAGCTCGGCACCGACGCGGCTGTGGGCTATCAACCAGTATGAACCCAAATGCATCCCGGCGCAGCGGGTTACAATTTGCCCGGTCCACAAGAAAAAGTGCAAGGGCAAAGCGTGCAAGAATGTCGATTGCAAAATCGGTTTCAAACGAACCAAGGTGACGCCGGATGTCGCGTGCACCATCGTCGGGCATGTGAACAGGGGACGTATCCGGCTGTCTGGGCGTGGTGATCTGTTGACTGTTACAATGCCTGTGACCGCAGTTGTCAGTGCGCGTGACGTCGGCGGTGTCGTAAAGCGTGAGACGGCCAATGCTTCGGCCGATGTGCGCGCCCATGTTCGCATCTCGATTGCCGACAACTGGTCACCTCGGGCGAAGGTGGACATAGCCTATGATTGGAGGGAGCCGCCCGGAATTAGTTTTTTGGGCAAGAGGGTTCGCTTCGTTCGCAAGGCCGATGCCGAACTGGCGAAGGTGATTGCGGGGCTTGAGCGTGACCTCTCGCGCGAAATTGCCCGCGTCCAAACGCGAGCCATTGTCGAAGGTGCTTGGAAAGAGGGTTTTGCAACGATCATGCTCAACCGCGAACGCCCGCCTGCCTGGATGCGGGTAACGCCGCAGAAGTTGGGCTTTGGTGGTTACCGGATAAACGGGAAGCAATTGATGATGACTCTGTCGGCCGAGGCCGTAACTGAGACCTTTATCGGCAACCGTCCCGACAAGCCTAATGTCACGCCCCTGCCGCCGCCTACACGATTGGCAGGTGACCATGGCCTGCGCTTTCATATTCCGGTGTTGGCCGATTATAGGGAATTGGAACCGGTTATCCTGCGAGCGCTGAAGAAATTGGCGGCGAAGGGTATCGCGCTCGATCAGGTCGGGCCCGTAAAAGTCGATTTCAAAAAAGTCACAGTTTATGCAACCGAAGGCGGCAGAGTTGCCGTCGGGATCGAAGCCAATGCCGATGTAATCCGCAGCCCGCTCAAAGGTACAAATGGCGTGGTTTGGCTTTCCGCCATCCCCTACAATGAGGCCAATTCCGAGGTGGTAAACGTTCGTGACCTGCGCATCGCAGGCACTACAGATCGTGAGGCGGTAAACCTCCTCTTTGCACTATTCGAAGACCCTGAAGTGCTCGCAGAAATAAGCAAGGCGCTGGTTACCGATTTTAATAAGGATTATGAAAAGGTGTTACTCGCCGCCAAAAAAGCGATTGCAATGCGCCGCGAAGGCGATTTC